The following are encoded together in the Streptomyces rapamycinicus NRRL 5491 genome:
- a CDS encoding thioesterase II family protein encodes MRDGHGGAHGVPLPRSGLRTFAVRAQARARLVCFPHAGGGAGAYRLWGFDAPWDIEVAAVQYPGREDRYGEPTVSGLTELVDGIGADLIREAAARPERATVLFGHSMGAAVAYETARRLTAAGHPPAALIVSGRPAPHRSRGGTLHLSSDEELLADLRRLGGTSSGVLEQDSLLRALLPAIRSDYRLIETYRSLPGRRLDVPVTVLYADDDPEVDAVEARAWCEITDGPCDVITFTGGHFYLEQQREAVLARVVAGVRAALPAAGAVWPSLP; translated from the coding sequence GTGAGGGACGGGCACGGGGGCGCACACGGCGTCCCGCTCCCGCGATCGGGCCTGCGGACCTTCGCCGTCCGGGCGCAGGCCCGCGCCCGGCTGGTCTGCTTCCCGCACGCCGGCGGCGGGGCCGGCGCCTACCGGCTGTGGGGCTTCGACGCGCCCTGGGACATCGAGGTGGCCGCGGTGCAGTACCCGGGGCGGGAGGACCGCTACGGAGAGCCCACGGTGTCCGGCCTGACCGAACTGGTCGACGGGATCGGAGCCGACCTCATCCGGGAGGCGGCCGCGCGCCCCGAGCGGGCCACCGTCCTGTTCGGCCACAGCATGGGGGCGGCCGTGGCCTATGAGACGGCCCGCAGGCTGACCGCCGCCGGGCATCCGCCGGCGGCCCTCATCGTCTCCGGCCGACCCGCACCTCACCGCTCGCGCGGCGGTACCCTGCACCTTTCCTCCGACGAGGAACTGCTGGCGGATCTGCGGCGGTTGGGCGGCACGTCGTCCGGCGTACTGGAGCAGGACTCCCTGCTGCGGGCGCTGCTGCCGGCGATCCGGAGCGACTACCGGCTCATCGAGACCTACCGGTCGCTGCCCGGCCGCCGGCTGGATGTGCCGGTGACCGTGCTGTACGCCGACGACGACCCCGAAGTCGACGCCGTCGAGGCGCGGGCCTGGTGCGAGATCACCGACGGGCCCTGCGACGTCATCACCTTCACCGGCGGCCACTTCTACCTGGAACAGCAGCGGGAGGCCGTGCTCGCCCGAGTCGTGGCCGGCGTCCGCGCGGCGCTGCCCGCCGCGGGCGCGGTCTGGCCGTCGCTGCCCTGA
- a CDS encoding (2,3-dihydroxybenzoyl)adenylate synthase, which produces MLEGCISWPESVAARYRTEGYWTGEVLGDRPDDDAGRHARTAVITPDRTLTYGELDLAADRLAAGLRARGIAAGDRIVVQLPNGADMVVVCLALFRLGALPVFALPAHRAVEITHLVEASEAVAYVCADRVLDCDHRELARQVLVRTVGLAHVLVAGDPGPFTALADVDADPVPLSAPDPADVALFLLSGGTSGPPKLIPRTHADYTYQLRASARLCGVGRDSRYLCALPMGHNFALACPGVLGTLRAGGTAVLAPAPTPEECFPLIERASVTVTSLVPPLVPLWLEAAEWTDGDLSSLALLQVGGSRLDPATAKQVPDRLGCTLQQVYGMAEGLLNFTRPDDPEEVILHTQGRPLSPADELRVIREDGVDAAPGEVGELYTRGPYTLRGYYRAAERNRTRFTEDGYYRTGDLVRRTPAGDLEVVGRTNDVVNRGGEKVPCQEVEEHLLADPRIVAAAVVALPHPLMGEQTCACVVVRGGEPEPTLRQVQASLRERGVAAYKLPDRLVVLPRLPLTGVGKVDKRAVRDSLAG; this is translated from the coding sequence ATGCTTGAGGGCTGTATATCGTGGCCCGAGTCCGTCGCGGCCCGTTACCGGACCGAGGGGTACTGGACCGGCGAGGTACTGGGCGACCGGCCGGACGATGACGCCGGTCGGCATGCCCGGACCGCGGTCATCACCCCGGACCGCACCCTGACCTACGGCGAACTCGACCTGGCCGCCGACCGGCTTGCCGCGGGTCTGCGCGCCCGGGGCATCGCGGCCGGCGACCGGATCGTCGTCCAGCTGCCCAACGGCGCCGACATGGTCGTGGTGTGCCTCGCCCTCTTCCGGCTCGGCGCGCTGCCCGTCTTCGCGTTGCCCGCACACCGCGCCGTGGAGATCACCCATCTGGTGGAAGCCTCCGAAGCCGTGGCCTACGTCTGCGCGGACCGGGTCCTGGACTGTGACCACCGCGAACTGGCAAGGCAGGTCCTTGTCCGCACCGTTGGTCTCGCGCACGTCCTGGTCGCCGGAGATCCGGGCCCGTTCACGGCGCTGGCGGACGTCGACGCGGACCCGGTACCGCTGTCGGCGCCCGACCCGGCGGACGTGGCGCTGTTCCTGCTGTCCGGAGGCACCTCCGGGCCGCCCAAGCTGATCCCGCGCACCCACGCCGACTACACCTACCAACTCCGGGCCAGCGCGCGGTTGTGCGGAGTCGGACGGGACAGCCGATATCTGTGCGCCCTGCCCATGGGACACAACTTCGCCCTGGCCTGCCCCGGCGTGCTGGGCACGCTGCGGGCAGGCGGTACGGCGGTGCTCGCGCCGGCCCCCACGCCTGAGGAGTGCTTCCCGCTCATCGAGCGGGCCTCGGTCACCGTCACTTCGCTGGTGCCGCCCCTGGTGCCGCTCTGGCTGGAGGCCGCCGAGTGGACCGACGGCGACCTGTCCTCCCTCGCACTCCTCCAGGTCGGCGGTTCCCGGCTCGACCCGGCCACCGCGAAGCAGGTGCCCGACCGGCTCGGCTGCACCCTCCAGCAGGTGTACGGCATGGCCGAAGGCCTGCTCAACTTCACCCGGCCGGACGACCCGGAGGAGGTGATCCTCCACACCCAGGGCCGTCCGCTGTCCCCCGCCGACGAGCTACGGGTGATCCGGGAGGACGGCGTGGACGCCGCGCCCGGGGAGGTGGGCGAGTTGTACACCCGCGGCCCGTACACCCTGCGCGGCTACTACCGGGCCGCCGAGCGGAACCGGACGAGGTTCACCGAGGACGGCTACTACCGCACCGGTGACCTGGTGCGCCGCACACCCGCGGGCGACTTGGAGGTGGTGGGCCGTACGAACGACGTGGTCAACCGCGGCGGGGAGAAGGTGCCCTGCCAGGAGGTCGAGGAGCATCTGCTGGCGGACCCGCGGATCGTCGCGGCCGCGGTGGTCGCGCTGCCGCATCCGCTGATGGGCGAGCAGACGTGCGCGTGCGTGGTGGTCCGCGGCGGGGAACCGGAGCCGACGCTCCGGCAGGTGCAGGCCTCGCTGCGGGAGCGCGGAGTTGCC